One Ilumatobacter fluminis genomic window, ATCGGCGTCGACCGACGCGACGAGATCGGCGTGCTGCAGAGTGCGTTCAACGAAATGGCCCGCGAGTTGCAGGGCACCCTCGTCGGTCTCGAACGCGCCCGCGACGACGCCGAGCGTGCCGACCGGGTCAAGTCCGACTTTCTCGCCAACATGAGCCATGAGATCAGGACGCCGTTGAACGCACTGCTCGGGTTGAGCGAGCTGCTGCTCGACTCGAACCTGACGGCTGATCAGCGCGAACTCGTGACCACGATGCATCGCAGCGGCGAAGCCCTGCTGGAGATGCTCAACGAGATCCTCGACTATTCCAAGCTCGAGAACAATCGGCTCGAACTGGACGTCGAGCCATTCGACGTGCGCGAACTGGTCGACAGTACGACCGATCTGTTCGTCGCTGCAGCGCGAGAGAAGGGGGTGTCGGTCGAGACCGACGTGGCTGCAGACGTTCCTCGTGTGGTGTTGGGAGACGAGGGTCGCACCCGCCAGGTACTCGTCAACCTGGTCGGGAACGCCGTCAAGTTCACCGATCGCGGCAGTGTCCGCATCTCCGTCGAGACCGCCGGTGACCGGTTGCGCTTCGTGGTCACCGACACCGGAATCGGGCTCGACCCCGACCAGGCAGACTCGCTGTTCGAACCGTTCCGACAGGCCGACAGCACGACGACCCGACAGTTCGGAGGCACCGGGCTGGGTCTGGCCATCAGCCAACGTCTCGTCGAGATGATGGACGGCGAGATCCGAGCCACCGGTGCGATCGGCGACGGGGCGAGCTTCTCGTTCGACGTGGCGCTCCCGGCGGCGAACACTGCGACCGATCGAACGGCGCCTTCGGTCGCCGAGATCGACCGCGGGCTCGCACGTCGCCATCCCATCCGGGTCCTCGTGGCCGAGGACAACACCGTGAACCAGCTCGTGGCGACCCGCATGTTCGCTCGCCTCGGCTACTCGGTCGACGTCGCCGCTGACGGCGTCGAAGCCATCGACATGGTGCTCGCCGGCGGGTACGACCTGGTGCTGATGGACGTCCAGATGCCACGACTCGACGGGGTCCAAGCCACGCAGCGCATCAAGTCGTTGCTTCCCGCCGAGCAGTGCCCTCGGATCGTCGCATGCACCGCGCACGCCCTCGAGGGCGACCGCGAGCGATACCTGACCGCCGGCCTCGACGACTATCTCAGTAAGCCGATCGAGCTGGCACGGGTCGCAGCGATCATCGAGTCGACTCCGCCGCTCGCGATCGCCGTCGATTCGCGCGGCCCGACGCCACCGACGATCAACGACGAACTCGATCGACCGATGGACGACATTGCATCGTTGCCGATCGATGACCGGGCGGAGATCGACGACTGCTCGGTCATCGACCGGGAAGAACTCGTGCGACTGCTGGGCGAGGACGCGGAGCCGCTCCTCGCTCTGCTCCTGCCGGTCTTCCAGGCCGATGCCGTCGAACGTCTCGCTGCAATCCGGCTTGCGGTCGGCGGTGGCGACGCCGAGTCGTTGCGGTTGGAGGCACACGCCCTCAAAGGCGGAGCCCGTGCCATCGCCATCACCACGATCGGGGACGACGCTGCTCGACTCGAGGCGATGGGTCGCGCCGGGGATTGCGCCGGCGCCGACGATCTGATCGCGTCGATCGAGCGAGAACTCATCCGCGTCGGCGACGTGGTGGCATCGTCCACCTCGGGCTGACCGCCGGTTCAGTCGTCCCAGCCGGGGCCGCAGGCGAAGGCGGGGTTCGTCATCTCGATCGGCGGGAGTTCGACCGGTCCGTCCGGTGTCTCGACCACGGCATCGACGAGTTCGGTGGAAACGCTCGATCCGTCGCAGATGATCGTCGCTTCCGGATACAGGAACGAGCCGGACGTGACCGGCCAGATCGCCAGCCAGAGCGGCGAACGGGCGAACGGCTCGCGACCGGTGTCGCAGTTGCCCGCTGCGAGGTCCACGCCGTAGAGCACGCTGACGCCGAACTGTTCGCTCGGGAGGGTGATGACCGTGCCGCGCGACTCGGTGACGTTGCCGGCGACCGGCTCGATTCCGATCGCCCAGCGCTGCTGCTCGTCGGACATCGCGAAGCCGCGTCCACATTCCCACGGACGATCGAACTCGACCGCCAGCAGCTCGGCGACATCCGGCTCGGCCTGCTCGTCCATGCTCCGTACGACGTCGATCGTCTCGAAGGTCAGTGTCTCGCTGACCCCGGTGCAGCCGCCCGGCATCACCCCATCCGTCAGGGTGCCCGAGCCGAGAATCAGGTCGCCGACCTCGGCGCCGACGTCGTCCGGGATGACGAGGTCGGCGTTGCGGAGTTCACCGATGGCGGTCGCGACGCGGCAGCCGCCGGCACCGACCGCCACGACTGCGGCGATCGGTCGTTGGTCGGGCGGACCCGTCGTGTCGACCTGGACGCTGGTGGGCGCAACGATCGTGCCCGGTGACGTCGATGCCGTCGGCGCCGTGGTCGTGGTGTCGCTGGTCGTCGTGGGGGTCGTCGTGGTCATGACGGGTTCGCTCGTCGCAGGTCCGTCCGTCGTCGCGTCGGCCGAGGACGACGGCCCCGTCTGCTCGGCGGCGTCGTCGCTGCAGGCCGGCACGATGAGCAGGGTCGAGGCGGCGGCGAGCGCCATCCGGCGACGGCGAGTGGTCGATCTGCTGCGGTGTGTGTCGATCCGTCGATGATGTCACGACGGCGCCGCTGCGAGACGTCAGGTGGGCGTCGGCCCGAGGAGATCCCAGGGGTTGCCCTCCAGGTCGCGGAAGACCGCCACGCGTCCGTACGGCTCGTCGCGCGGCGCTTCGTCGAACGTCACACCGTGTTCGAGCATGTGTCGGTGGGCGGCGTCGAAGTCGTCGACATGGAGGAACAGACCGACGCGGCCCGACCACTGTCGCCCGACCGCAGCTTCTTGCTGGTCGCCGTCGGCCAGTGCGAGCAGCAGACCGGTCTCGGCACCCGGCGGTCGCACGACGACCCAACGCTTCGGCCGACCGTCGTCGGTGGTCGACGGTGCGTCCTCGACCAGCTCGAACCCCAGCGCATCGACGAAGAACCGGATGGCAGCGTCGTAGTCCCGGACGATCAGTGTCGTGTTCGCGATGTGCACGCTGCGGACACTACGGCACGTCGTCGAGCCGCTGTTCGGCGAGTCGGCGGCGAAGGTGGGCGAGTTCGACCTCGTTCTCGCATCGTTCGATGGCGGCCTCGTACGACGCAACGGCCAGTGCCGTGTCGCCGGCGCGTGCTGCGAGCTCGCCGCACACCGCGGCGTAGCGATGATGACCTCGCAGCGACTCGTCGAGCCCGGCGAGCACCGTCAGGCCCGCCCGGGCCCCGTCGGCCTCGGCGACCGCGACCGCCCGGTTCAGCCCGACGATCGGCGAGCCCGTGAGTTCCTCGAGTCGGCTGTACCGAGCGGCGATCGCCGACCAGTCGGTGTCGTCGGGCGATGCTGCTCGGCAGTGTTCGGCCGCGATCCGGGCTTCGAGGCGGAGCTGCTCGGCGTAGCCGTCGGCCGCGTCGACGGTGTCGAGCACTGCGAGGCCGGTGGCGATGTCGTCCCGGTGCCAGAGTGATCGATCCTGTTCGCCGAGGGTGACCAAGCGGCCGTCGGCGACCCGGGCGTCGCGGCGTGAGTGCTGGAGGAGGAGCAACGCTCGCAGCGCCCGTACCTGCGCTGCGTCCGGGCACACGTGGGCCAGCACCGCGGCCAGATGGACCGCTTCACCTGCGAGATCGGCTCGGAGGAGATCAGGGCCCGTGCCGGGCGTGTACCCGGCGGTGAAGGCGAGATAGATCGTCCGGCAGACCTCGTCGAGGCGGGCGACCAACTCGTCGGCGACCGGCGCGCCGAGTGGGATGCCGGCGGCGACGATCTTCCTCTTGCCCCGCGTGATGCGCGCCGCCATCGTCGGTGTCGGAACGAGGAACAGGCGGGCGATCTCGTCGGTCGGTGTGCCGATCACCAGCCGCAATGCCAGGGCCGACCGGGACTCCGGTGCGAGTGCCGGGTGGCAGCACAGCAGGATGAGGTGGAGTCGCTCGTCGGGGAGGTCGTCGCCCGGCTCCGTCGGCGGCGACCAGTCGGCCCGCACCGCCAGGAGTGGCGCCTTGCGTCCGGCGACCGCCTCCGACCGGAGGCGACCGATCACCAGTCGGTGGGCGGTGGTGTACAGCCACCCCATCGGCGACTCGGGGATACCCCGGTCGGGCCATCGTTCGGCGGCTCTGGCGAATGCCTCGGCCAGCGCGTCCTCCACGAGGTCGAGGCGGCGCGTGCGCGCGACGAGGAGGGACAGCAGACGTCCCCACTCGTCGCGCTGGAGCGCGGCGAGCGCTTCGTCAGCCGAGATCGGGGACCGGCCGGATGTCGATGTCATACGCGGGCAGGATGCGGCACAGGTCGATCACCGTGTCGAGGTCGGGCGCATCGAGCAGGTAGTACCCGCCGATCTGTTCGGCAGCCTCGGCGAACGGGCCATCGGTGACGGTCATCGATCCGTCGCGCGTCCGCAGTGTGGTGGCGGTCGAACCGTCGCCGAGCGCCTCGGCGCTCACGATCTCGACGCCCGGCCGAGCGGCGCAGGCTTCGTCGAAAGCGACGTGCTGGGCCATGCCGGCCTCTTGCTCGTCCGGTGTCAACGTGTCCCAGTCGGGCATCTCGCCGTAGCCGGCGAGCAAGACGAAGTACTTCATGGTGAGGCTCCTTGATTCGTTGCCGGCGACCGTCGCCGACACCAGCATGACGCGCAGCACATCACCGATTCGACAGCCGGTTCAGGAATTCGGGCGGAGCCAGCCGTTGGCGACCGCGTCGGCGATCGCTGCCTCGAGCGCGTCGCCCAGCGCGGGAGCGGCGTCGGCGACGCGGCGGGTCGTGGCACGCTCGGTTGCTTCGTCGACGCCGTAGTCGGTCCAGGTGCCGCCGCCGACGACGTGGTTCAGCAGACTCGGCTGGAGCCGATCGAGCGCCTTTGCGAACCGGGCGTCGGGCGTCTCGGCGGCCTCGAACTCGTCCCACGACGATCGGAACTCGTCGACCTGGTCGTCGGGGAGCAGCCCGAAGAGTCGATCGGCCGCCCGCTGCTCCCGCTCGGCCTGTTCGGCGGCCGGTGTGCCGCCGAACACGGGCGTGTCCCCGGCGTCGATCTCGACGATGTCGTGGATCAGCAGCATCCGGACGACCCGCAGTGTGTCGACGGCGTCATCGGCGTGCTCGGCGAGGACGAGTGCGAACAGCGCCAGGTGCCAGGAGTGCTCGGCGGTGTTCTCGCGCCGTGACTCGTCGGCGATCCGGGTGCCGCGGAGCACCGTCTTCAGCCGGTCGATCTCGATCAAGAACCCGAGTTGTCGCCGCAACCGCTCGTCGAGCCCGCCCAACCAGTCCTGCGATCGCACCCTGCGAACCTACACGGGTGGGGGAGAGGTCAGTTGGCGCTGAGGTCGTCGGGGGCTTCGGCGAGCCAGGCGAGGCGACCGGGCTGGCGGCGCAGCACGGTGCGCCAGAGCAGATCGGGGTGATCGTCGAACAGATCGTCGGGTTCGGCATCGAGGATCAGCCAGGCGCCGGCTTCGAGTTCGCCCTCGAGCTGCCCGGGGCCCCAGCCGGCGTAGCCCCGGAAGACGCGCACTGCCGAGACCTGGCCGGCGACGAACGCGGGGTCGGTCGACAGGTCGGCCGATGCGACGCGGCCCGAGATCGGGGCGAGCTCGTCGTTCGGCTCGTCGAGCGGTTCGTTCGACAGCGCGAGTGCGATCAGCGCGTTGGGCTCGACCGGGCCGCCGTCGAACACGGTCGCCGGGTCGGACTGGAGGTCGATCCAGCGATCGAGGGGTTCGTCGAGCGCCTCGTCGGACGGGCGGTTGACGACCACACCGAGCGCACCGTCGGCCTGGTGCTCGAGCACGTAGATGACGGCACGGTTGAAGTTCGGATCGTCGAGCGGTGGCGTGGCGACGAGAAGTCGGCCTTTCGTGGGGGTCGCACCGGGGATCACGGTTCTATTGTGCCGGTCGATCGCCGGATCGCAATGATTGCATGACCATACGTCAGGTTGTATGGTCATGCGTCTATGGTCGCAGTCGGCATCATCGGGGCGTCGGGGTTCACCGGCGCCGAACTCCTCCGCCTCGCCGCGTCCCATCCCGACTTCGAGGTCGTGATGGCAACGGGCGATTCACAGGCCGGCACCCGCGCCGCCGACCTGTATCCCGGGCTGTCCGCCGCGTATCCCGATCTCGTCTTCGAGCCGTTCGACGCCGACCGCGCCCGCGGTCTCGACCTCGTGTTCCTGGGTCTGCCGCACGAGGCATCGATGGCGATGGCGCCCGAACTCGTCGGCCACGTCGGCTGCGTCGTCGACCTGTCGGCCGCCTACCGGCTCAAGGACGCGAGCCACTATCCGACCTACTACGGCTTCGACCACGATCAACCCGGCCTGCTCGCCGACGCCGTCTACGGCCTCCCCGAGTTGCACCGCTCCGAGCTGAAAGGAGCGCAGCTCGTCGCCACGCCGGGCTGTTACGTCACCACGGCGACCCTCGCCCTCCGGCCGCTCGTCGAAGCCGGCCTGATCGAGACGACCGGCGTCATCGTCGATGCGGCGTCGGGCGTCACCGGGGCGGGCCGCAAGGCCGATCTGGCGTTCAGCTTCACGACGGTCGACGAGAACATGATCGCCTACGGCCTGCTCTCGCACCGCCACACGCCCGAGATGGAGCAGGAGATCGGTGCCCAACTGCTGTTCACGCCCCACCTCGTCCCGATGAACCGCGGCATCCTCGCCACCTGCTACGCCAAGCCGGCCGCCGGCGTCGACGTGTCGACCGAGTCGCTGGCCGCCCTGCTGCGGGAGCGGTGGGCCGACGAACCGTTCATGGTCGTCACCGACGGCTCACCGTCGACGAAGGCGACGCTCGGCTCGAACGTGGTCCAGGTGACCGCCCGCTACGACGACCGCACGAACACCATCGTCGCCATCGGTGCGCTCGACAATCTCGCGAAGGGTGCATCGGGCGGTGCGGTGCAGGCGGCCAACGTCGCGCTCGGCCTCGACGAGTCCGCCGGGCTCAGCACGGTCGGGGTGGCGCCGTGAGCACCGATCACGACGCTGCAGGCCTGAAGGCCTCGATCCTCGTCGAGGCGCTTCCCTACATCCGGCGCTTCGCCGGCAAGATCGTGGTGGTCAAGTACGGCGGCAACGCACTCGCCGGCACGTCCGAACACGACGCACTCTCGCTGTTCGCCGAGGACATCGTCCTGATGCGGCTCGTCGGCATGCGTCCGGTCGTCGTCCACGGTGGCGGGCCCCAGATCAGCGACCTGATGAAGCGGCTGGGCAAGGAGACCGAGTTCGTCGACGGGTTGCGCGTCACCGACGCCGAAACGGTCGACATCGCACGCATGGTGCTGAAGGGGCAGGTCAATCCGCAGATCGTCGCCGCCATCAACGTGCACGGCCACTACGCCGTCGGCGTGAGCGGTGTCGACGGGGGACTGATCCGGGCCACCGCCCGCGACGAGCGACTCGGATTCGTCGGCGACGTCACCGAGATCAATCCCGAGGTGATCCACGGATTGCTCGACGACGAGTTCGTCCCCGTCATCGCCACGATCGGCTCCGACATCAACGGTCAGGCGTACAACATCAACGCCGACACCGTCGCCGGTGCGATCGCCGAATCGCTCGGTGCCGAGAAGCTCGTCTACCTGACCGACATCGAGGGCCTCCGGCGCGACGTCGCCGACGCTGCCAGCCTCATCCGCCAGACCACCGCCGACGAACTCGATCAGCTCGTCGCCGACGGGATCATCGCCGGGGGCATGATCCCGAAGGTCGCCAGCTGCATCCACGCCGTCCGCAACGGCGTCGGCAACGCCCACATCCTCGACGGGCGCATCGCCCACGTCCTGCTGCTCGAGATCTTCACCGACTCGGGCATCGGCACCATGATCAAGGGCCTCCACGGAACCACCGGCCTGCAAGGAGACGACGCATGAGCCACACCTTCGACACCGCCGGGCTCGACCAGTGCCCGTTCATGCCCGTCTTCGGCGCACCCGCCATCAGTATGGAGCGGGGGAGCGGCACCGAGGTGTGGGACACCGACGGCACTCGGTACCTCGACTTCCTGAGTGGAATCGCCGTCACCTCGCTCGGTCACGCCAACCCCGTGATCGCCGATGCGATCAGCCGGCAGGCGAACACCCTGCTCCACGTCTCCAACTTCTTCACCAACCCGCAGGCGACCGCCGCTGCCGTGAAGGTCAACGAGCTGCTGGCCGACGCCACCGGCCACGCCGGACAGATCTTCTTCACGAACTCGGGCGCCGAGTCGAACGAGTGCGCGCTGAAGCTCGCCCGCAAGTGGGGTGGGCGTGGCCGACACACCGTCGTCAGCGCCTACGGCAGCTTCCACGGTCGCACCCTGGCCACCCTCGCCGCCACCGGACAACCGGCCAAGCACGAACCGTTCGCACCGATGCCCGACGGCTTCAAGCACGTCGCATGGGGCGATCTCGACGAGATGTGGGCCTCGGTCGACTCGTCGGTCGCCGCCGTCATCATCGAACCGATCCAGGGTGAGGGCGGCGTCAATCCGGCACCGGCCGGCTACCTGCAGGGCATCCGCGACCTGTGTGACGAGGTCGGGGCGCTCATGATCGTCGACGAGATCCAGACCGGCTTCGCCCGGACCGGACGCTGGTTCGGGTTCGAACACGACGGCGTCAGCCCCGACGTCGTCACCCTCGCCAAGGCGATGGGCAACGGCATGCCCGTCGGCGCCTGCTGGGCCCGCACCGATGTCGCCGCCGTCTTCCAGCCGGGCGACCACGGCAGCACCTACAGCGGCACCGCGCTCGCGACCGCCGCCGTGTCGGCGGTGATCGACGAGATGCGTCGTCTCGACGCGCCGGCGCTCGCCACGTCGAAGGGCGCACGGTTCGCCACCGCGCTCGAGGCCCTGCCGCAGGTCGAGTCGGTTCGCGGTCGTGGGTTGATCCTCGGCGCCCAACTCAGCGACGGGATCGACGCCCCGACCGTGTACCGCGCCCTGCTCGACCGGGGCTTTATCTGCAACCCGGTCAACGCCTCGACGCTGCGGTTCCTGCCGCCGTTGACCGTGTCCGACTCCGAACTCGACGAGGCGGTCGCCCTCGTCGCCGACGTGCTCGCCGAGGTGGCGCCATGACCCGATCCCTGCTCGACATCACCGACTTCACGCCCGACGAGGTCGAGCTGATCCTCGACCTGGCGCAGCGACCGATCGACGCGCTCGGTCGGCCGCTCGAGGGCCAGGGCGCCGCCCTCGTCTTCGAGAAGCCGTCGAATCGCACCCGCCACTCGATGGAGATGGCCGTGGTCCAACTCGGCGGCCACCCGGTGTACACGCGTGGCGAGGAGGTCGGCTTCGACACCCGAGAACCGGTCGAGGACATCGCTGCGATCATGTCCGGCTATCACGGTCTGATCGCCGCCAGGGTCTTCGAACACTCGGTCGTCGAACGCCTCGCCGCCACGGCGACGATCCCGGTCGTCAACATGCTCAGCGACTGGTCGCACCCGCTCCAGGGGTTCGCCGACGCGCTGACGATGCAGCAATGCCTCGGCGACCTCGCCGGGAAGACGGTCGCCTACGTCGGCGACTGGAACAACGTGTCGCGCTCGCTCGCCGAGATCTCGGCCATGCTCGGCATGCACGTCCGTATCGGATGCCCGCCCGGCTTCGACGCCGACGACGCCGAACTCGAGCGCATCGAGGGCCTCGGCGCCGCCTCGGTCGAACAGGTCGCCGGCCCCCACGACGCCGTCGCCGGCGCCCACGCCGTCCACACCGACACCTGGGTGTCGATGGGGCAGGAGGCCGACAAGGAGGCCCGCCGTCAGGCGTTCGGGGGGTTCACCGTCGACGCCGAGATGATGGCGCTCGCCGACCCCGGCGCCGTGTTCATGCACTGCCTGCCGGCCTACCGCGGCTTCGAGGTGTCCGCCGACGTCATCGACGGCCCGCAGAGCGTCGTGTTCCAGCAAGGCCACAATCGCCTCCACAGCGCTCGTGGTGCCATGGCCTTCCTGGTCGGTGTCCGATGAGCAAGGTTCAGCGACAACAGACGATCGCCCGGCTCATCGAACAGCAGCAGGTCTCGAGCCAGCCGCAACTCGTCGAACTCCTCGCCACC contains:
- a CDS encoding ATP-binding protein translates to MPITRSVGVRSFLLLAALLVVVMASAVAFIGARNYDHETDLLGERSASQARFLASVSAEAIFFRDFLTLETLVRNAIEDPSTVHVVFTDNDGTTMTRFIDRDDQRIVDMLDAGAGPDSNTLADALVVDADVREVVQPVVSQGAQLGEVRVLYSIEPARENARRFVRDASVAAGIVLALVLIATTVIFRRKIRHPLRDLTHKTQALAAGEFHEGIGVDRRDEIGVLQSAFNEMARELQGTLVGLERARDDAERADRVKSDFLANMSHEIRTPLNALLGLSELLLDSNLTADQRELVTTMHRSGEALLEMLNEILDYSKLENNRLELDVEPFDVRELVDSTTDLFVAAAREKGVSVETDVAADVPRVVLGDEGRTRQVLVNLVGNAVKFTDRGSVRISVETAGDRLRFVVTDTGIGLDPDQADSLFEPFRQADSTTTRQFGGTGLGLAISQRLVEMMDGEIRATGAIGDGASFSFDVALPAANTATDRTAPSVAEIDRGLARRHPIRVLVAEDNTVNQLVATRMFARLGYSVDVAADGVEAIDMVLAGGYDLVLMDVQMPRLDGVQATQRIKSLLPAEQCPRIVACTAHALEGDRERYLTAGLDDYLSKPIELARVAAIIESTPPLAIAVDSRGPTPPTINDELDRPMDDIASLPIDDRAEIDDCSVIDREELVRLLGEDAEPLLALLLPVFQADAVERLAAIRLAVGGGDAESLRLEAHALKGGARAIAITTIGDDAARLEAMGRAGDCAGADDLIASIERELIRVGDVVASSTSG
- a CDS encoding VOC family protein, which gives rise to MHIANTTLIVRDYDAAIRFFVDALGFELVEDAPSTTDDGRPKRWVVVRPPGAETGLLLALADGDQQEAAVGRQWSGRVGLFLHVDDFDAAHRHMLEHGVTFDEAPRDEPYGRVAVFRDLEGNPWDLLGPTPT
- a CDS encoding RNA polymerase sigma factor — protein: MTSTSGRSPISADEALAALQRDEWGRLLSLLVARTRRLDLVEDALAEAFARAAERWPDRGIPESPMGWLYTTAHRLVIGRLRSEAVAGRKAPLLAVRADWSPPTEPGDDLPDERLHLILLCCHPALAPESRSALALRLVIGTPTDEIARLFLVPTPTMAARITRGKRKIVAAGIPLGAPVADELVARLDEVCRTIYLAFTAGYTPGTGPDLLRADLAGEAVHLAAVLAHVCPDAAQVRALRALLLLQHSRRDARVADGRLVTLGEQDRSLWHRDDIATGLAVLDTVDAADGYAEQLRLEARIAAEHCRAASPDDTDWSAIAARYSRLEELTGSPIVGLNRAVAVAEADGARAGLTVLAGLDESLRGHHRYAAVCGELAARAGDTALAVASYEAAIERCENEVELAHLRRRLAEQRLDDVP
- a CDS encoding YciI family protein, with the protein product MLRVMLVSATVAGNESRSLTMKYFVLLAGYGEMPDWDTLTPDEQEAGMAQHVAFDEACAARPGVEIVSAEALGDGSTATTLRTRDGSMTVTDGPFAEAAEQIGGYYLLDAPDLDTVIDLCRILPAYDIDIRPVPDLG
- a CDS encoding HD domain-containing protein produces the protein MRSQDWLGGLDERLRRQLGFLIEIDRLKTVLRGTRIADESRRENTAEHSWHLALFALVLAEHADDAVDTLRVVRMLLIHDIVEIDAGDTPVFGGTPAAEQAEREQRAADRLFGLLPDDQVDEFRSSWDEFEAAETPDARFAKALDRLQPSLLNHVVGGGTWTDYGVDEATERATTRRVADAAPALGDALEAAIADAVANGWLRPNS
- a CDS encoding YqgE/AlgH family protein is translated as MIPGATPTKGRLLVATPPLDDPNFNRAVIYVLEHQADGALGVVVNRPSDEALDEPLDRWIDLQSDPATVFDGGPVEPNALIALALSNEPLDEPNDELAPISGRVASADLSTDPAFVAGQVSAVRVFRGYAGWGPGQLEGELEAGAWLILDAEPDDLFDDHPDLLWRTVLRRQPGRLAWLAEAPDDLSAN
- the argC gene encoding N-acetyl-gamma-glutamyl-phosphate reductase; translated protein: MVAVGIIGASGFTGAELLRLAASHPDFEVVMATGDSQAGTRAADLYPGLSAAYPDLVFEPFDADRARGLDLVFLGLPHEASMAMAPELVGHVGCVVDLSAAYRLKDASHYPTYYGFDHDQPGLLADAVYGLPELHRSELKGAQLVATPGCYVTTATLALRPLVEAGLIETTGVIVDAASGVTGAGRKADLAFSFTTVDENMIAYGLLSHRHTPEMEQEIGAQLLFTPHLVPMNRGILATCYAKPAAGVDVSTESLAALLRERWADEPFMVVTDGSPSTKATLGSNVVQVTARYDDRTNTIVAIGALDNLAKGASGGAVQAANVALGLDESAGLSTVGVAP
- the argB gene encoding acetylglutamate kinase, translating into MSTDHDAAGLKASILVEALPYIRRFAGKIVVVKYGGNALAGTSEHDALSLFAEDIVLMRLVGMRPVVVHGGGPQISDLMKRLGKETEFVDGLRVTDAETVDIARMVLKGQVNPQIVAAINVHGHYAVGVSGVDGGLIRATARDERLGFVGDVTEINPEVIHGLLDDEFVPVIATIGSDINGQAYNINADTVAGAIAESLGAEKLVYLTDIEGLRRDVADAASLIRQTTADELDQLVADGIIAGGMIPKVASCIHAVRNGVGNAHILDGRIAHVLLLEIFTDSGIGTMIKGLHGTTGLQGDDA
- a CDS encoding aspartate aminotransferase family protein — protein: MSHTFDTAGLDQCPFMPVFGAPAISMERGSGTEVWDTDGTRYLDFLSGIAVTSLGHANPVIADAISRQANTLLHVSNFFTNPQATAAAVKVNELLADATGHAGQIFFTNSGAESNECALKLARKWGGRGRHTVVSAYGSFHGRTLATLAATGQPAKHEPFAPMPDGFKHVAWGDLDEMWASVDSSVAAVIIEPIQGEGGVNPAPAGYLQGIRDLCDEVGALMIVDEIQTGFARTGRWFGFEHDGVSPDVVTLAKAMGNGMPVGACWARTDVAAVFQPGDHGSTYSGTALATAAVSAVIDEMRRLDAPALATSKGARFATALEALPQVESVRGRGLILGAQLSDGIDAPTVYRALLDRGFICNPVNASTLRFLPPLTVSDSELDEAVALVADVLAEVAP
- the argF gene encoding ornithine carbamoyltransferase; translated protein: MTRSLLDITDFTPDEVELILDLAQRPIDALGRPLEGQGAALVFEKPSNRTRHSMEMAVVQLGGHPVYTRGEEVGFDTREPVEDIAAIMSGYHGLIAARVFEHSVVERLAATATIPVVNMLSDWSHPLQGFADALTMQQCLGDLAGKTVAYVGDWNNVSRSLAEISAMLGMHVRIGCPPGFDADDAELERIEGLGAASVEQVAGPHDAVAGAHAVHTDTWVSMGQEADKEARRQAFGGFTVDAEMMALADPGAVFMHCLPAYRGFEVSADVIDGPQSVVFQQGHNRLHSARGAMAFLVGVR